CGGAtctttaaattatgaattaattCTCCTTAATTGTTATAGGGCTATTCAAACGATCTGTTTCACCCTGGGTCAGTTGTGGTAGTTTGTGCTTTTCGAAGGATTTGGTccattttgtcaaatttattaatGTAGAGTTTATAGTGTTCCCTTGTCATTTTTTGATATTTGTGAAGTTTCTAGTGATATGCTgtgtttcattcttgatatttgtagtttctttttttagtcaGTCTTGCTAGTGGTTTGTCGATTTTATTGgtgtttttcaaagaactagctctttcattgattttctctttttttcttttataaattcctttgctttctgttccttatttttttttgttatttccttgctCATGCTTGTTTTGAGTttactttggtcttctttttctaagttCTTGAGGTGGGACTTTAgataaaatgtatgcatttagtGCTTTGATTTTTCctcagcactgctttagctgtgtGCAACAATGtttggtatgttttcatttttgttcagttcaatgtatttaaaatttatttcccttGAGAATTCCTTATTGacccatgaattatttagaagtgcATTTAGCTTTGAAGTATTATaagattttcctcctttctttctactGTTGGTTTCTATCTTATGTCCATGGTCATCAGAGAACATGTTCTGTATgactccatttttaaatcagttgaTATTTGTCTTATGGTCCAGGTTACGGTCTATCTTGGTATATGTTCTGCTGGAGCATAATAAAGGTCTcttctgctgctgttgggtggagtgttctataaatgttgatTAGGCCCTGCTGTGTTGTCATTTCAGTATTGGCACCtattgtcttttttcattcagtttgagatcttcttggttcttggtatgatgagAGACCCCCTCCCCATAtataatgactttatttattttaatgtttatttatatttgagagagagagagcgcacaagcagggaaagggcagagagaaagagggagacacacaatccaaagcaggatccaggctctgagctgtcagcacagagcctgatgtggggctcgaacccacaaactgtgatatgatctgagccgaagtaggatgcctaaccgactgagccacccaggtgcctcaaaactttatttttttaagtaatctctacacccaacatggggtttgaactcaccaccccaagatcaagaatcgtGTGCTCTTCTGACAGCCAGTCAGGCAACCCATGTTGACTTTTTATTGGAACCTAGATATTTTTGTGTTATGagattgaataaaaatttaaacttctgtTTTAACTTTCTGTGAACTGCTTTGGCATGGGAAAGGGAGGTGGGACTTCATGACCCTCCTCCACCAGCTCTAATCTCTGGCTTTGAGATTCCCCCCTCTGCAATGCTCCCTACAGCACAGTGCAGGAAACTATCTCTAGGTTCGTggccattctgagttaatttttgtataaggtgttaGATgtaggttgttttattttgtgcctATTGCTCTAgcgtttgttgaaaagactgtctttcctccattgaattgttttggtatctttgtcaaaaaaaaaaaaaaaagagttgggcaCACCTCTCAGTAAACTGAGGCTATCATAGGGCTCatctcatttatttcccttttctcatttaacGAAGTTCTGTACTACTTGCTTTTCAAtatccataaacattttttataattttgtctggttttttaGTTGTTTATAATGGGAAGGTGATTTCTGTCGGTGGAAGTAGAAGTCTTTCTGAACCAGTTTTTCAGCTGGAAACAACTGATGTAAGAGGCTAGGCCCCTAGAACAGCATGACCCTCTTGCAGGTCCAGCATAATATGTCCTGGACCATATGGACATTCCACAGATCATCACATTACTTCATTCAAGGTAATAATTCCCCTGGTCCTATAAGGACTTACGACCATTTGCTTAATACATGCTGGAGAAAGAGGCACAACCATTTGAGGAACTGTTGTATACAGGGTCTTATCTGATACTGATGTCCATGGATCTGAAGCATCATCATGGCCTCCTGGTAGAGTGGCAATGTATGGGGATGGGGGTGACAAATGTATTCCAGACCCAGGTCTAGCTCTCAGTGGTCCTACTGGGTTCGTAGATCCACCCAACGGTCATTTCACTGGTCCTTAATGGGTAACTGAGATGGATATATTTGATAGTTGGCAGAACTACACTAACTATGATAGGGTTAGAAAGGCCAGCACGAAGCTCCTGAAGTTGCTGCTACCATCTCAGGCCAAGATAATAAAAACTACCATAGTAGTGGCCCTCTTGCAGATCTAAAGGATGCAGGGATGGTGGGCCCATTAAAACACTATTTAATTCACTAGTCTGGTCCCTGGTAAAATAAGAAAGTTCTTGGAAGATCTCAATCAAGTCATTTCAATTGTATCTGCTGTGCTAAATGCTAAATGTGGTGTCTTTGCTAGAGATTAACACAGCCGCAGGTACATGATAGGTGGCCATTAATCTGAGCAATATAttcttttccatctctgtaaGAAAGGACCATAAAAAGTACTTTCACTACTGGGATGAGCAGGAATAGTCTTGCACCTGGACCATGTAAAACCTCCCACCCTGTCATAATATGTCCTGGACCATATGGACATTCCACAGATCATCACGTTACTTCATTGATGACATCATGGTAATTGTACAGGATGAGCAAGAAATGGCAAGTGCACTAGAGGCCTTGATAGGATAAACATCCTTCAAGTAGTGGTACATAAAACTGCAAATACCCAGTAATGTTTTTAGAGGTCCAGTGGTCTGGACCATGCCAGGATGTTCCCTCCAAAGTAAAGGAGAAATTTTACTTCTCACATCTCACTCCCAAGAAGGGAACACAGTACCTGACAAACCTCACTGGGGTCTACAGACAGCATATTCCACACTTGGAAATACTGTTCTGACACATGTATCAATTCTGATAATGGACAGATGCAGTCATGGCCTGCAAGGGCATAATGACCAGGTACCTTATCAGGTAACCTATTTGGACCAGAAGTACAAGTTGAGGGGGTGTGGGTAGGAATCTAGATGGGGAGTAGAGAAGGGAGACGAGTACCAGTGCAGACAGGGTAAGTTACAGCAGCAGGGGCTATGGCCTGTCCCAGACCTTCCTCTGTTAACCAGTTTTCCCAGGAAAAGAGGCCCATCAAATCCTGAAGGGATCACTCTAGAACTCAAGAAACAATGGCTCCGAACAGCACGAAAGGTGGACTATAGTGAAGACCTAGTGTGCTGCCCAGATTCCCCGCTTCAGGACTGAAGCACTCATTTCCCAAGCTGCTGAGAATGCGGACGGTGCTCTTCTGAGTCCCCTTGGGAGCTGCCTTTTCCCGAAGTCAGACACCTCACCCAAGAACATGGCCCCTTTTTAGCCAATGTGGGGGTACGTATGTGGCCACTTGCCTCAATAGAGTACACATTTCCACACAGCCATCCTAGCTTGAGTGAGAGGGACTGACGGAGGTCTTTGTTGAGACCAGCTTAACCTCCTCCTCTACCGAGTCTTCCTGGACTCCCCTACAGGTGTCAACCCAGTCTAAGATCCCTTCATCATAAACTTCCTGCACACAAATTTCCAATTCAGTCTGTTTCGCCAGGAACTTACACTATGACAAATATTTAAACACTTTTGAGATGAGCTGTGTGGAATGTTGTGGTTGTTGCTCAGGCAGTTTCAGAGATGTTCTGATGGGGACATGGTGGTGTGGAAAGATGTGTTAAATGAGCTTTTCACCAGTAACAGTAGGGATGAAGATCATTGAAATGGCAGATTTCAAACAACACCAGTCGTAAGTTTCAACATACCTTGAGTTATGGAGTCTGCTGGCTAGTGTGTGGCTGGCTAGTTTTCAGCACAACTGATGATAGACTTCTATCAGTTGGGATGGCCTCATGTGAACCAAAGTGCTTAACGGACTCATAGTGGTAGATGAGCTCAAACATTAGGTTAGAAACTAGTCTCTCTGAGCTTCTGATAAAGACAGCAAAGAGTCATAAATTGTGTGACCTCACATTGTATTGGAGTGACTAGCACAATCCATTTGTCAGCAGTTGGATCTTTTTTCCACTTGTAGACCTTGAACTTAGGCAGAATTATCTACTTCCCTTATCTCCTATCAAGATACCTGTTCCATAATTACCCAATGACTAGCCCTATATCTTAACCTTGCTCTGGAAACCAAGATGccatctttttcaaaatttcagggTTACAGAAACAAAGTAAGTTCCCTTTTTAAGCTTTTTTCATTGCAGCTGCATTTTCTCCAACAATTACCCTTAGGCCTTATTTGGATCCCTTTAGAAAAGTGCTTATTCGTATTTATAGCTTTATAAATATACCtaacaaaaatgacttttaagaCCTAAGACATATCAGCttgttaagtaatttgcccataGCACCCACGGGATATAGCCTatagatgaattttattttcccttcctttttagcACCAAACCCCAGTAGCTCAAGAGTACAACCTACTTGGAAGTTCTGCCCCCAGTCTACTCATGCCCAATAAACAGCATCTGAGAACACAATCTCTCTAGTCAATGGTTTTGTAATAGCACTGCATGGTGACAAACGGTAGCTatacagcataatgtatagaattaccCAATCACTACGCTGTACACCTGAGGATGTAACACGGTGTTGTcaactatacattaaaaaaacctaaaaattaaaaaggtaaaatttatcaaaacttaCGCACACATGTAAAGACCATACATGGTGCCATTTGCttgagagaaatgtaaataaaggtGCAGTACTAAATCATAACTGCATAAAATTAACTGTAAAGACtgtaataaactaaaaaataagtaaaaacacaaTCTCTTTATTTCCTCTTGAGATACAAATGTTCAATGTGTATGAGAATGAGCCTAGTGACAGAGACAGTGACTAGCTCTTCCATTTGTTCCAGTGAATTTCAGGCTAAATAAGATCCAGACTGTTTCCATCTGTTAATATTCAGCTTATCAAATCTACAGCCTGGTACTCCTTGAGCAGGACTACCCCAGTAAGGCCAGATGTGGTAACAGTCCAAGACAGAGGTGGAAAATACGGAGGATTCAACGTGTATATGCAGTTTCGGCTGTTGTCTCCATATGCTCTGTAAAATTCCACTATTTCGTCAGAGCTGGGAGTTGATCAGGGTGATGGCCCATCGTTGCTCCACTGCTCCTGATTCAGCTCTTcttttttgcttattcattttggggagagagtgtgagtgggggaggggcagggagagaggaggacagaggatccaaagcaggctctgcaccgacagcacagagctcaatgtggggctcgaactcaccaaccgagagaccatgacctgagctaaagtcagatgctcaactgactgtgccctCCAGGGGCCCCTGATTCTGCTCGTCTGATTTTGAGGGACAGTAGATTCAGAAAGTCTGGGAGCTGGTGGGGGCCATTCCCTTGGCAGCTTGTTGGGCTAACCAGTACTTGTATCTTTTGGTCTTGGGCCTCTCAAAGTTCACCACAGACATAGGTACCCTCACAGTGTCAAGTCCATTTACCTGTACACAAAACCAAAGGAATCCTCAGAGGTTAGTTGGGCAGATAAGAGCTAATACCAAGCTTTTTACCCAGCCAGAAAAAAGGAGACAGGACGTGAAATACTCACCGTCACCTCACACCAGTACTTGCCCCACTGTGTAATGGGTTCTTCTGGTAACTTTAATGCATGTGGGGCGACCACAACACCAAGCTGCAAAAAAGTCAAAGCCAAAAGGAGCTCTGTTTATGTTGATGTAACTCTAGGCAACCTCAAAGAAGGTTCTGGAATTTCCTGTACAGGAATGAATAAAACTGAGTTTACCCTGGCTGATACCATGTTTACCCTCCACAGATAGTGGCAGAGAAACTCAGTCCCAATTTCTCAGAAAGGGAGGAGGATCCACCAAAGAGAAACAGGGCTTGAGACCAAAATTACTTCCTCCACACAAGAGTAGAAACTCCACAGTGGGTCACATTTCCCAGGTTTTTCctagagaggaaataaatgatgCCACCATCTTTTCCTATCAGTCTTCAAATTTTGACCACCCTTACTCTTTAGTCATTTCCCTTCTTCAACCCTGCAACCAAGGACACTTTCCCTAACTCCAGCTGGATGATCACACCCTTTCCTAACGAAGGGATCGATCCTGGGCCTCCTTCCCAGGGGTAGCTTCTGCCCTCAGAGGGACAGTGGTGCTTGGTGCTTGGGAACACTCACATTTTTGAAGAAATGGCGGGCAACTATTTCAGGGTTTAGTTCCCATTTGACGTTGTTTTTCATCCCCACCTCCAGGTGACAGCTTTTGAGAAACGTCACTGTCTGATAGGAAATATAAACAGGGGCTAGGTTAGAGTTGGAATCAAAGGAGAAGAAACATGTTAGCAAAAGGCACAAGGTCTGAATTCAGGAAAGAGGCACAATGTCTGCCTCACAAGCATACAGGTGAGAAGATGAATAGGAAAGCGAATATTTCTACTGCCTCAAGGCTGATTCTGTACAAAGAAGGAGAATGTCACCTATTCCTGGTTGTTCCTAAGCAAGGAGAAACAGGCCATGTCAAAGTTAGACTTATCAATGGGGACCACTGATACACCCCAGGATAGAATGGCTTTCGTAGACCATTTTAACCCAATACTTCTGGCCCTTCAGTCCCACCTCTATCCTTTCTGCTTatagaatgaaatataaattCATCAGCCGAGGattcaaaatgttttacaaatCTCACCCCAACTCCCTTTACAGCCATAAGTATTATCCTGTATGAGTCCTCTGTTTTTGCTAGACTGGTCTACCTTTTATGTTAAAGCGTACCTTAATTATCTACGTACACTTTTTCTTCCTTAAGAATACCTTTCCCACCCTCCTGGCCTATCCAAAGCCTACTAATCCCACAGGGGCCAATCTAATCCCATCTGAAGAAAAGCCCTCTCCATCACTCTAATCCTTTTTGGTCCATGTCATTCTTCTAATCTACTGCCTTGAAGTTACTGATCACTTTCTCATGTGTCTCATGTTTTTTGTGACTTGTCTGTAAACATCTATGGAGGCAGAGCCCTCATCTCACACTTTTCCATGGGTCCCCTACTACCTGGGTTGGGGCTTTACTCAATAAGCTAGGGCACTTCACCCAACACATCAGGATCTCCCAGGAGGTCTCAAAACCAGTTTTGGCAGCCAAGCATTTCCCCTTTCTCCTACACGTGTGTCTGCAATCAGGATACTTCAAGGAAATCAAGGAGCCTCTCAGGAAGAGGCTGGTAACTCCTTAAGTGACAAATAAGTAAGAACTTTCCATGTTTTTACTCACCATCTCACCCGCCCTGGTCTGGATCCTCTCTAATTTTCCTTCTTGTCTCagctagaaaaagaaagttaaaggtgaaaaaaatgaaaagaaaaatgagtccaTGATAAATATCAAACTCTTATTATGCTGGACATAGGCTGGGTTTCTGGATTCCTATTCTTCTAATCCCTATTTCGTTTTTAAGTTAAATATCAAAGGGAAGGAAGTTGCTAGAAGAAATCTTAAGGTTTTATTCTTCCAAGTCCCTCTGCTCACCAATTTCTCCTCTTCAAAGAGTTTCTTGTTTTCAGGGGATGCATATACAGCCAGACCTTGAGGCAACAGTCGATTCCGGCCCAAAGGTTTCTTCACTGAGACCAGGTCACCCCGGACTCCAAGTCCTGCCAAGGAGAACAGACACTGGATCAGATGACCTCCTAAAGAGGCGATGATCAAAGACACACCTCTTATTCTCTCACAGTACTTATTCCTcctagaaaaaatattaatactcACTAAGAACAACACTTAAGGGACTTCTAATTAGTTTTTTTACGGCCTGATTTAGAAGTTTCACATTCCCTGTACAAAGTGAGAGTTGTCCCATCACAGGGTTTCAGTCATTGTAGCACATGCTGTTAGGCCTCCTTTCCCCTCTACACAGTTGCCCCATTCGCGTTCCTTTTTCTATGCAGGAGGCCAATGGCACAATCACAGTACTTTTTATGGCTTCCTCTCCTCAAATACAGAGCAGATCATTTCTACAAACGGCGAGAAATAGCTAAACGGGGAGGGCAGGAAAGAGCTGACGCCAAACGGGGCCAGCCTGAGGTAGGAGATACCTTTGCCGGGCCTTACCTACCACCGACTGGGTGAGGATGAGCTCCAGGTTGCCTTTGGGCCCGTGTTTCGTGTCCTCTACCAGCTTGTAGACGCGGTGTCGCCGGTGCAGGCGCGGCTTCCGGCCGTCTCCAGCCAACGGTACCTTCCACCAACGCTCCACGATGACCGTGCCCTGGCAGTCGGGGAGCGGGGGTGAGCGAGTCTCCCGGGGAAACTCCTGGCGCCCTTGGGCGCCGGCACAATGTGAACCCGCCACCCTCAGGCCGGAACCCCTCGGAAGCAATACTCGGGCGTAAAGAGCCCCGCTGGAGGCGAGGACCGCCACGGCTCAGAGCTGGGCCTCACCCGACTGTGAGAGAGGCTGAAGCCGCGCTCCGGGCCGGGGGCGGCCCCCGCGAGCGGCAGCCGCAGCAGCTCCCGGACGGCTCCTCGCAGCAACACCCACGCCCCAGCCGCCGCCATGTTCCCGGCGCCGAGGGAGAGCGGAGGAGGCCCCCGGCGCCGGCGCAGGAAAGGCCCCAGCGGCTGCCCGCGGCGCGCCTGAGCCGCCGCTGCTCCCGCCGGCGAAGCCGAGGGGCAGGCCCGGCCCGGGTCTGACCGGCCTCCCAGCCAGGGTCTGGGTCGACGCTCCGTGCTTCAGCGCTGCCTCATCCCCTCTTCACTGTTTCTTCTCGGGGCAGGAACGCCCGTAGTTATTGGCAGATCATGGAGGGAGCTGGAAAAGGCACCGTGTCCCTCTTGGCTTCGCTTTAAAATGGGGGCTTCGGTTTAGCTGCAGCAGCTCTGAGGGTTCCAGCTCTGGCATTCTGTGATAACCGGATGCTGAGGGAAGAGGGACGCTGCTTTCCCTTTTACTTACTGCAGATCTGCctaaaagtgggggagggatgggatcCTCTGGAAAACTATGGCAGCCCCGGGAGGAGGCTAACCCTTAATCTTTACACCTGCGGTATTTAAGCTCGTGTTTAAAGCAGAATTCAAAATCACAAGGGAGATGagccacagaaaaagaaaactgtggtAGAGTCTGGACCGTTCGAGAGTCTCAAGCCCTCGAGAGAAGACCATCTAGATGGGATCAGCAGGGTCTGTTTTGGCAGCGGAGATTGTGTAAGGGCGCTCTCAGCATCGTGTTGTTTTACTTGTTTGACCGGTAAACGTTGTCCCTCCTCCTAATTGCGCTTTCCTCGCTTAGCTTCCAGGacaccagttttgtttttgttttcttcctacttCACCAGTTTTCACAGTCTCCTTGCTTGGTTTCTCCTTTTCTCCGAACTTCTTAGGGTGCCGCCTAGGACAGTCTTTGGATCTTTTCTTAGTATACACCCCCGCTTTGATCTCCTTCAGTCTTGATGACTTCCAAAGTTCTCCATCCTAGACTTCTCCTAACTTCGCCCAACTCGAATAGCCTGCTGTTTACTCCTCTTCTTGTGTGTCTAGTGGACACTTCAAAGTTAATATGCTCCAAACTAAACCCGTCTCTAGAGCCTACTTCAAACTGTCTCACCTTGCAACCTTACCCATCTCAGTTGATGGCAACTTCTTTCAGTTCTTGGACTCAACTTCTTTCTCTCATGCTCCAGGAAATCCTGTGGGTTCTATCTTTAAACGATTTCCAGAATCCAGCCACTTCGCACCACCTTCAGTGCTTCAGCCTGGAATAAGACACCATCTTTCTCCTGGATCACTGTAGTAGTCAGTCTCTTGGCAAATCTCCTTTAATGCTCCCCAGTTTATTTACAACACAACAGTcaggatcttttaaaaaacatagataaTATCATATCACTCCTCTACTCAAAACTTCACAGTGACTTCCCTCACACTGTAGTCTACAAGGCTTTCCCAAATCTGGCCCATTAGctctctgacctcacctcctGCTTTCCTCAGAACTTACACCGCAGCCTCCCTGCTGTTTCTTGAAACACCGGGCACTCTCTTCAGGGCTTTTACATCCACTGTTGCGTAGGCACGGAATCCTCTTATCCCCAGATGCTTGGCTGACTCCCTCACTTCCTTTAAGTCTTTGATTAAATGCCATCTTTTCAATGAGGCCTACTTGGATCACTGTATTTGTTtccccagcctgccccacccccttcaccTCCTGACCTTCCTTTATCCTGCTCTTTTCTCCATAGCAGTTCTCATTGAACATCCTAAGTTTTCTTACAatgtttactgttttcttttgtcttctcacTGTTAGAAGCTAAATTCCATTAGGCAGAGATCTTCGTTTATTGGTGGATCTCGGCACCTAGAATTCTGCCTGGCTTTCAGtaggccttcaataaatatttgttgaatgaaatgagtgaatgaatatgcAGAGGTCTCAAACTGGTGGCCCCAGAATCAAATTTTGCTCacaatgttgatttttttttaatcaacagcttttattttttaataaccactccttttaaaaatttggaggAATTTAGCACAAAAATCTATCTTTCCATTTTATGTTGAAAAATCATATCATCTGGAAGCACTGAGTCTGCATTTCTGCAACTGGATGAAACTGAGTTGTCAGCTTATTTTAGACAGTATATGAGCTTTCCATTTTGCTACAGCCCCACCCAGCAGCTCCATTAATTTCCATTAGCTGTCTTGGCTCCTAAAGGCATTTATAGTTTGCAATTTCTACCCTCCAGGGCAATGAGAAAGTTCAACAATGTGTAGCACCCCTGGATTATTAAAGGTAGGgatgacaataaaaatattgaattgatAGGAACTGAGAACCAATGAATCAAGTCAGGCATTGGATCAGGGCTTTGGAAACCTATAGTGTCAGACACCAACCATTTAGTTGCTGAAGTGggatgtgtgtggtgtgtgttacATGAGTGTGCGCACATGCACGCGTGCCGCTGGAATAAGGGGCCAGGTTGAGGGCACTCAACAAGTGTTCAGGCAGGGCTATTCACCAATCAGTACAGAAGCTAAAGTACtggtacaattaaaaaaaaaaatcactggtacAGCCATGAAGTACATACTAGGTGAGTAGGAGGCTTAGTTAAGGGggttgggtggggtggaggagcaGCAGAGTGGAGTCTTGAAGTGACATAGGGCTGACCCTTTGCCCATGTCATAGTGCCTACCGGGTCACAATGACACCAGGCTGCCTAACCCCTGCCACTCATCTCTGAACCTCACTTTGCCGCAGGGAGGCACTGAACTGAGAAACTGCCTTGTAACAGGTTGCGCCCTtctatcttctccctttcttataTCAAGAGGGGAAAAACACGGAACTACCTCTACCCGATCTGGTCACCATACGCCTATTACCTTTACTGTTACAAATACCGGATCACCCTCCGGGAGAAGATGCTGCCTTGTTATAAAAGGTACTTGTTTTCCTCTCTACTTGTAGTTGTCTACATAAACTGtcaggaaaaataagagaatttgaAGGAACTTCCCAAGTGGCAAGagataataatagcaaaataGGATGGAAGGCTGGCATGGAACTTAAAATTTTCCCACCTGGCTGGCCTGGGAGAATGGAAGCAGATAGGCTCATCCACAAAAGATAGTGCCAGAGCCTGGTCCTATGTACCTGGAAGTTATGaaccccctccccttctcagaTGCAGAGGTAAACTAATTTGGGCCCCCTTTTCCTAACCAGCATCATATATAAGGAACGGGAGGACTTGACACTCCGGCCCCGTTACTGCCTTCAGTGCTCCTGAGTCCCCAGCAGGCCTCCAGGGGGTCAGAAGCACCGAGCAGGGTGACCACGACCAGCTTAAAGAATTATACTCGGTAAGTGGACTGCACACTGATGCTGTCCGGGGGCGGCCCCTGGCTTGCTGTAATGACACCTTAGGGAGAAGGGGCATAATTAGCTAACTGGAGAACAAATTTTAGATCTCGAGGCTCACGCAGAACAGCTACTTGCTTTGGAAACAAGAATTCTGGCCCAGAGATATTAAGtcaagatcacagagctggtGGTGAGAAGCAGGATGGGGAAAGAGGAGGTTGGAACAAAGAGCAGAACGAATTAAGAGTTCTGGGACGGAAACTTGTTTAGATGCCAAGAGGGGACTAGAACCTAGAACTCCTCGACTTGGCCCTGTACCATACTACAATAACATGCCTGTGGGTGACCTCTGCATTTTAACTGAGAAATCCGAGAATTCAGAGAAAACCCccatgatgtaaaaaaaaaagtggaagagcACGGTCAGTGAGTCCGTAAACAGATGACATGGCATTGTTTAAAGAATAAgctccccggggcgcctgggtggcgcagtcggttaagcgtccgacttcagccaggtcacgatctcgcggtccgggagttcgagtcccg
The window above is part of the Prionailurus bengalensis isolate Pbe53 chromosome C1, Fcat_Pben_1.1_paternal_pri, whole genome shotgun sequence genome. Proteins encoded here:
- the MRPL9 gene encoding 39S ribosomal protein L9, mitochondrial isoform X2 — translated: MAAAGAWVLLRGAVRELLRLPLAGAAPGPERGFSLSHSRGTVIVERWWKVPLAGDGRKPRLHRRHRVYKLVEDTKHGPKGNLELILTQSVVGLGVRGDLVSVKKPLGRNRLLPQGLAVYASPENKKLFEEEKLLRQEGKLERIQTRAGEMTVTFLKSCHLEVGMKNNVKWELNPEIVARHFFKNLGVVVAPHALKLPEEPITQWGKYWCEVTDSFGFVYR
- the MRPL9 gene encoding 39S ribosomal protein L9, mitochondrial isoform X1, producing MAAAGAWVLLRGAVRELLRLPLAGAAPGPERGFSLSHSRGTVIVERWWKVPLAGDGRKPRLHRRHRVYKLVEDTKHGPKGNLELILTQSVVGLGVRGDLVSVKKPLGRNRLLPQGLAVYASPENKKLFEEEKLLRQEGKLERIQTRAGEMTVTFLKSCHLEVGMKNNVKWELNPEIVARHFFKNLGVVVAPHALKLPEEPITQWGKYWCEVTVNGLDTVRVPMSVVNFERPKTKRYKYWLAQQAAKGMAPTSSQTF